A single genomic interval of Armatimonadota bacterium harbors:
- a CDS encoding ABC transporter permease — MRVLIAAVIGLVLSAAVIAATGYQPVDAYRAMFSEALGSVESLAGVLGAATPLLLLALGFTVAFKAGLFNIGGEGQFVMGAVGAALLGHAGRALPAIALIPLVIAGGMVTGAAWAALAALMKAKRNVHEVVSTIMLNWVALKLSTYLINTVYGPMHDPASQSPQSLPIGSNAVLPTLFARTDLHAGVFLALLMVPAVAWLLSRSVLGFEIRAVGKNRFAARTYGIDEGRVLLRAMAVSGALAGLAGAMELMGVSAYAGALKPDFAAGRGFDGITIALMGGGGPLGILAASLFLGALRLGAIGMETLTGVPKELSFIVQGILILAVMTPVLADYLRGFRKSRPSASPDAAPPPVVPPS, encoded by the coding sequence ATGCGCGTTCTGATAGCCGCCGTCATTGGCCTCGTGCTGAGCGCCGCGGTCATAGCCGCCACCGGCTACCAGCCGGTCGACGCGTACCGCGCGATGTTCTCGGAAGCGCTTGGGTCCGTGGAGAGCCTCGCCGGGGTTCTGGGGGCCGCTACTCCGCTGCTTTTGCTGGCGCTGGGGTTCACCGTTGCTTTCAAGGCCGGGTTGTTCAACATCGGCGGCGAGGGCCAGTTCGTGATGGGCGCGGTCGGCGCCGCACTGCTCGGCCACGCAGGCCGCGCGCTGCCGGCTATCGCCCTCATCCCGCTCGTGATCGCCGGCGGAATGGTTACCGGGGCCGCATGGGCCGCTCTCGCCGCTCTGATGAAGGCCAAGCGGAACGTTCATGAGGTGGTGAGCACCATCATGCTGAACTGGGTGGCGCTGAAGCTCTCCACGTATCTCATCAACACCGTTTACGGCCCCATGCACGATCCGGCCTCCCAGAGCCCGCAGTCGCTTCCTATCGGTTCGAACGCGGTCCTGCCCACGCTCTTCGCGCGGACCGATCTGCATGCCGGCGTCTTTCTGGCCCTTCTCATGGTGCCGGCGGTGGCCTGGCTTCTCAGCCGGTCCGTGCTTGGATTCGAGATTCGAGCGGTAGGCAAGAACCGGTTCGCGGCGCGCACGTACGGCATCGACGAGGGGCGCGTGCTGCTCCGGGCAATGGCGGTCAGCGGCGCTCTGGCCGGCCTGGCGGGCGCGATGGAACTGATGGGTGTATCCGCGTATGCGGGCGCTCTGAAGCCGGATTTCGCCGCGGGCCGCGGCTTTGACGGCATTACGATCGCCTTGATGGGTGGCGGAGGGCCGTTGGGAATTCTGGCGGCCTCACTGTTCCTCGGCGCGCTCCGCCTCGGTGCAATCGGTATGGAGACGCTGACAGGGGTACCGAAGGAACTGTCCTTCATCGTGCAGGGCATTTTGATCCTGGCGGTCATGACTCCGGTCCTGGCGGACTACCTTCGCGGGTTCCGCAAATCGCGGCCGTCCGCCTCGCCGGATGCGGCTCCGCCACCGGTGGTGCCGCCGTCATGA